One Cricetulus griseus strain 17A/GY chromosome 5, alternate assembly CriGri-PICRH-1.0, whole genome shotgun sequence genomic window carries:
- the Plekhg3 gene encoding pleckstrin homology domain-containing family G member 3 isoform X1 translates to MPVSTTLHQDGSQERPPSLMSTTSSSGSSRDSHSAMEEPTGSEASAQNGTGSPWSRHVPNSNNSSGWLNMKGPLSPFNGRAGTGPAYHKLNYLGRVVREIVETERMYVQDLRSIVEDYLSKIIDTPGLLKPEQVSALFGNIESIYALNSQLLRDLDSCNNDPVAVASCFVERSQEFDIYTQYCNNYPNSVAALTECMQDKQQAKFFRDRQELLQHSLPLGSYLLKPVQRILKYHLLLQEIAKHFDEEEDGFEVVVDAIDTMTCVAWYINDMKRRHEHAVRLQEIQSLLINWKGPDLTTFGELVLEATFRVHRVRNERTFFLFDKILLITKKRGDHFVYKGHIPCSSLMLIESTKDSLCFTLTHYKHSKQQYSIQAKTAEEKRSWTHHIKRLILENHHATIPQKAKEAILEMDSYYPSRYRCSPERLKKAWSSQDEVSTHVRQGRRQSEPGYTLFSRATLPSRQQGLEMPGLKGRRKSEPPRHLLRQLNDKAARAAGMKHAGSAGALLDFGQLPRARDLQPEAEGAAREELEEEEAIAKEEQQQQTFPVSLEDLAGHEGSEKEPGPELPGSEEEEEEEEEESLAVAEQVADFASSLLAALHCWHYRANALLFSRGAMGKRHRESEGSKSCRRPSDRSPTSAEKRMSFESVSSLPEVETDPELGADQEAFTALEVPSTEEMPSDSESPEVLETQLHAPKGLLGVDSPVDVVDFVEPVGPEDLKALSSEEEEEEEGMGTTQESDSLLPPSVLDQASVIAERFASSFSRRSSLAMEDGKSSGLGTPRLISRSSSVLSLEGSEKGLARWGSTGDSLSNPPTPEVVISADMVTDNGPSVNGTESTNSDSGCLAEPGSSCKKKESALSTRDRQLLDKIKNYYENAEHHDAGFSIRRRESLSYIPKGLVRSSVSRFNSLPKPDMEPAAPLGYKRPGSSRPASWALFDLPGPSQSGTGDPAPVTDAEFRPSSEIVKIWERMESSERSPQTGPGQSQANGFELQEPLFILEEHELGAITEEFAVASPESSSPPEQPNPAHLAQELKELVKELSSGAQGELVTPLHPRIVQLSHVMDSHMSERVKNKVYQLARQYSLRIKNIKTARPPLQWDKATPDQDEQIPTISGLPEEEAVELLGGKARRKPVLSLLSYEQLMAQDQGTSKFSSAAETSPRRVSLSPSALSPRTTSPGSQPSTRSPLSPFDTETFNWPDVRELCSKYTSHDKAAQAESNWPRGLLVNRSRSLPENIVEPPVSGKVGLCCSMNTKRPQQGGEASHPPPSHPPPQSSLNGGESLYITADLTLENNHRVIVMEKGPHPISTVGLEEGSGKEPSSPVVLKGRGQGFQECAEYHQPKEEGPRDPADTSKQGRVRNLREKFQALNSVG, encoded by the exons ATGCCCGTCTCTACTACCCTCCACCAAGATGGCAGCCAGGAGCGGCCACCAAGCCTAATGTCTACCACTTCCTCATCTGGCTCCTCCCGTGACAGCCACAGTGCCATGGAGGAGCCCACAGGCTCTGAGGCTTCAGCCCAGAATGGGACAGGCTCCCCTTGGAGCCGGCATGTTCCCAACAGCAACAACTCCAGTGGCTGGCTGAACATGAAGGGACCCCTCTCCCCATTCAACGGTCGTGCAGGGACAGGTCCTGCCTATCATAAGCTCAACTACCTGGGCCGGGTGGTTCGAGAGATTGTGGAAACTGAGCGCATGTATGTACAGGACCTTCGGAGCATTGTGGAG GACTACCTCTCGAAGATCATTGATACTCCCGGGCTCCTGAAGCCAGAGCAAGTCAGTGCCCTCTTTGGAAACATAGAGAGCATCTATGCACTGAACAG CCAGCTTCTCAGAGATCTGGACAGCTGCAATAATGACCCTGTGgctgtggccagctgctttgtggAAAGG AGCCAAGAGTTTGACATCTACACTCAGTATTGCAACAACTACCCCAA CTCAGTAGCAGCCCTGACTGAGTGCATGCAGGACAAGCAACAGGCCAAGTTCTTCCGAGACCGGCAGGAGCTGCTGCAACACTCTCTGCCTCTGGGCTCCTACCTGCTGAAGCCTGTCCAGCGCATCCTCAAATACCACCTGCTGCTCCAG GAAATTGCCAAACATTTTGATGAAGAAGAGGATGGCTTTGAGGTGGTAGTGGATGCCATTGACACAATGACATGTGTGGCCTGGTATATCAATGACATGAAGAGGAGACATGAGCACGCGGTTCGGCTACAG GAGATCCAGTCACTGCTCATTAACTGGAAGGGACCAGACCTGACCACCTTTGGAGAACTGGTCCTGGAAGCCACCTTCCGTGTACACCGCGTGCGCAACGAGAGAACTTTCTTCCTCTTTGACAAGATACTTCTCATCACCAAGAAGCGGGGTGATCACTTCGTCTACAAGGGTCACATTCCG TGCTCATCGCTGATGCTGATCGAAAGTACCAAAGACTCCCTCTGCTTTACCCTCACACACTATAAGCACAGCAAGCAGCAATACAGCATCCAG GCCAAGACTGCAGAGGAGAAACGGAGCTGGACCCACCACATCAAAAGGCTCATCCTGGAGAACCACCACGCCACCATCCCCCAGAAG GCCAAGGAAGCCATCTTGGAAATGGACTCCTATT ATCCCAGTAGGTATCGCTGTAGCCCAGAGCGGCTGAAGAAGGCGTGGTCCTCCCAGGATGAGGTGTCTACCCATGTACGCCAAGGACGCCGGCAGTCTG AGCCTGGTTATACCCTGTTCAGCAGGGCAACACTTCCCAGCAGGCAGCAAGGATTGGAGATGCCAGGCCTTAAGGGCCGTAGAAAGTCGG AGCCACCCAGACACTTGCTCAGGCAACTGAATGACAAAG CAGCCAGAGCAGCAGGAATGAAG CATGCAGGCAGTGCTGGGGCCCTCCTGGACTTTGGGCAGCTGCCCCGTGCACGGGACCTTCAGCCAGAGGCTGAGGGGGCTGCCCGGGAGGAGcttgaggaagaggaggcaatAGCAAAGgaggaacagcagcagcagaccTTCCCAGTCTCCCTGGAAGACCTGGCAGGGCATGAAGGCAGTGAGAAGGAGCCTGGGCCAGAGCTCCCAGgctcagaggaggaagaggaggaggaggaggaggagagtctGGCAGTGGCGGAGCAGGTAGCAGACTTTGCCAGCTCCCTGCTGGCTGCCCTCCACTGCTGGCACTATCGAGCCAACGCTTTACTTTTCTCCCGGGGTGCTATG GGAAAGAGACACAGGGAATCTGAAGGCTCTAAAAGCTGCAGAAGGCCCAGCGACCGGTCTCCAACTAGTGCAGAGAAACGCATGAGCTTTGAGTCTGTTTCTTCCCTGCCAGAG GTTGAGACAGATCCTGAGCTTGGGGCCGATCAGGAGGCCTTTACTGCCTTGGaagttcccagcactgaagagatgCCTTCAGACTCAGAATCTCCAGAAGTTCTGGAAACACAGCTTCATGCCCCCAAGGGGCTGCTGGGGGTGGACAGCCCAGTTGATGTAGTGGACTTTGTGGAACCTGTGGGCCCTGAGGACCTTAAGGCCCTGAgtagtgaggaggaggaggaagaggagggaatgggaactaCCCAGGAGTCCGACAGCCTTCTGCCACCCTCAGTGCTGGACCAGGCCAGTGTCATTGCTGAGCGGTTTGCCAGTAGCTTCTCTCGGCGGAGCAGCCTGGCAATGGAGGATGGCAAGTCCAGTGGCCTTGGGACACCACGACTTATCAGCCGGAGCAGCAGTGTGCTCAGCCTGGAGGGCAGTGAGAAGGGCCTAGCTCGATGGGGCAGCACTGGGGACTCTCTCAGCAACCCACCCACCCCAGAAGTGGTCATCAGTGCAGACATGGTCACAGACAATGGCCCTTCTGTCAATGGGACAGAATCTACAAATTCGGACTCAGGCTGCCTCGCGGAACCAGGATCTTCCTGCAAGAAAAAGGAATCAGCACTGTCCACCCGAGACCGGCAGTTGCTGGACAAAATCAAGAACTACTATGAAAATGCAGAGCACCACGATGCAGGCTTCAGCATCCGTCGGCGGGAGAGCCTCTCCTATATCCCTAAAGGATTAGTACGAAGCTCTGTGTCCAGGTTCAACAGCCTTCCCAAGCCAGATATGGAGCCAGCAGCTCCACTTGGGTACAAGAGGCCGGGAAGTTCTCGGCCAGCCTCGTGGGCCTTGTTTGACCTCCCAGGACCCAGCCAGTCAGGCACAGGGGACCCAGCTCCTGTCACAGATGCTGAGTTCCGCCCATCTTCAGAAATTGTGAAGATATGGGAGAGAATGGAGTCTTCTGAGAGAAGTCCTCAGACAGGGCCTGGCCAGAGCCAGGCCAATGGCTTTGAGCTACAAGAGCCACTGTTCATTTTGGAGGAACATGAGCTGGGGGCCATCACTGAGGAGTTTGCCGTGGCTTCTCCGGAAAGTTCCTCTCCCCCCGAGCAGCCCAACCCAGCCCACCTGGCCCAGGAGCTGAAAGAGCTGGTGAAAGAGCTGAGCAGCGGGGCCCAGGGGGAGCTGGTTACCCCACTGCATCCCCGTATTGTACAGCTCTCCCATGTGATGGACAGCCATATGAGCGAGCGTGTCAAGAACAAGGTCTACCAGCTGGCCCGCCAGTACAGCCTCCGAATTAAGAACATCAAGACAGCTAGGCCACCTCTGCAGTGGGATAAAGCAACTCCTGACCAGGATGAGCAGATCCCCACCATCTCCGGCCTGCCAGAAGAGGAAGCTGTAGAGCTGTTAGGGGGCAAAG ccagGAGAAAGCCTGTGCTGTCACTCCTCAGCTATGAGCAGCTGATGGCTCAAGATCAGGGCACCTCCAAATTTTCCTCTGCTGCGGAGACCTCCCCACGCCGTGTCTCCCTCAGCCCTTCCGCGCTCAGCCCAAGAACCACCTCCCCCGGGTCTCAGCCTTCTACTCGGAGCCCTCTCAGCCCCTTCGACACTGAGACCTTCAACTGGCCTGATGTCCGAGAGCTCTGCTCCAAATATACGTCCCATGACAAGGCTGCCCAAGCCGAGAGCAACTGGCCACGTGGCCTGCTGGTCAACCGGAGCCGCTCCTTGCCTGAGAACATAGTAGAGCCTCCTGTGTCTGGCAAGGTGGGCCTCTGCTGCAGCATGAACACTAAGAGGCCCCAGCAAGGTGGGGAGGCATCCCACCCTCCACCTTCTCACCCTCCTCCTCAAAGCAGCCTGAATGGAGGTGAATCTCTGTATATCACCGCAGACCTTACCCTGGAGAACAACCATCGAGTGATTGTCATGGAGAAGGGGCCCCATCCTATCTCCACTGTGGGGCTGGAGGAGGGCAGTGGGAAGGAACCAAGTTCCCCAGTGGTTTTGAAGGGACGGGGCCAAGGTTTTCAGGAGTGTGCAGagtaccaccagcccaaggaAGAAGGTCCCAGGGACCCAGCTGACACAAGCAAGCAGGGTAGAGTGAGAAACCTGAGGGAGAAATtccaggccttgaactctgtgGGTTGA
- the Plekhg3 gene encoding pleckstrin homology domain-containing family G member 3 isoform X13 — protein sequence MPVSTTLHQDGSQERPPSLMSTTSSSGSSRDSHSAMEEPTGSEASAQNGTGSPWSRHVPNSNNSSGWLNMKGPLSPFNGRAGTGPAYHKLNYLGRVVREIVETERMYVQDLRSIVEDYLSKIIDTPGLLKPEQVSALFGNIESIYALNSQLLRDLDSCNNDPVAVASCFVERSQEFDIYTQYCNNYPNSVAALTECMQDKQQAKFFRDRQELLQHSLPLGSYLLKPVQRILKYHLLLQEIAKHFDEEEDGFEVVVDAIDTMTCVAWYINDMKRRHEHAVRLQEIQSLLINWKGPDLTTFGELVLEATFRVHRVRNERTFFLFDKILLITKKRGDHFVYKGHIPCSSLMLIESTKDSLCFTLTHYKHSKQQYSIQAKTAEEKRSWTHHIKRLILENHHATIPQKAKEAILEMDSYYPSRYRCSPERLKKAWSSQDEVSTHVRQGRRQSEPPRHLLRQLNDKARAAGMKVETDPELGADQEAFTALEVPSTEEMPSDSESPEVLETQLHAPKGLLGVDSPVDVVDFVEPVGPEDLKALSSEEEEEEEGMGTTQESDSLLPPSVLDQASVIAERFASSFSRRSSLAMEDGKSSGLGTPRLISRSSSVLSLEGSEKGLARWGSTGDSLSNPPTPEVVISADMVTDNGPSVNGTESTNSDSGCLAEPGSSCKKKESALSTRDRQLLDKIKNYYENAEHHDAGFSIRRRESLSYIPKGLVRSSVSRFNSLPKPDMEPAAPLGYKRPGSSRPASWALFDLPGPSQSGTGDPAPVTDAEFRPSSEIVKIWERMESSERSPQTGPGQSQANGFELQEPLFILEEHELGAITEEFAVASPESSSPPEQPNPAHLAQELKELVKELSSGAQGELVTPLHPRIVQLSHVMDSHMSERVKNKVYQLARQYSLRIKNIKTARPPLQWDKATPDQDEQIPTISGLPEEEAVELLGGKARRKPVLSLLSYEQLMAQDQGTSKFSSAAETSPRRVSLSPSALSPRTTSPGSQPSTRSPLSPFDTETFNWPDVRELCSKYTSHDKAAQAESNWPRGLLVNRSRSLPENIVEPPVSGKVGLCCSMNTKRPQQGGEASHPPPSHPPPQSSLNGGESLYITADLTLENNHRVIVMEKGPHPISTVGLEEGSGKEPSSPVVLKGRGQGFQECAEYHQPKEEGPRDPADTSKQGRVRNLREKFQALNSVG from the exons ATGCCCGTCTCTACTACCCTCCACCAAGATGGCAGCCAGGAGCGGCCACCAAGCCTAATGTCTACCACTTCCTCATCTGGCTCCTCCCGTGACAGCCACAGTGCCATGGAGGAGCCCACAGGCTCTGAGGCTTCAGCCCAGAATGGGACAGGCTCCCCTTGGAGCCGGCATGTTCCCAACAGCAACAACTCCAGTGGCTGGCTGAACATGAAGGGACCCCTCTCCCCATTCAACGGTCGTGCAGGGACAGGTCCTGCCTATCATAAGCTCAACTACCTGGGCCGGGTGGTTCGAGAGATTGTGGAAACTGAGCGCATGTATGTACAGGACCTTCGGAGCATTGTGGAG GACTACCTCTCGAAGATCATTGATACTCCCGGGCTCCTGAAGCCAGAGCAAGTCAGTGCCCTCTTTGGAAACATAGAGAGCATCTATGCACTGAACAG CCAGCTTCTCAGAGATCTGGACAGCTGCAATAATGACCCTGTGgctgtggccagctgctttgtggAAAGG AGCCAAGAGTTTGACATCTACACTCAGTATTGCAACAACTACCCCAA CTCAGTAGCAGCCCTGACTGAGTGCATGCAGGACAAGCAACAGGCCAAGTTCTTCCGAGACCGGCAGGAGCTGCTGCAACACTCTCTGCCTCTGGGCTCCTACCTGCTGAAGCCTGTCCAGCGCATCCTCAAATACCACCTGCTGCTCCAG GAAATTGCCAAACATTTTGATGAAGAAGAGGATGGCTTTGAGGTGGTAGTGGATGCCATTGACACAATGACATGTGTGGCCTGGTATATCAATGACATGAAGAGGAGACATGAGCACGCGGTTCGGCTACAG GAGATCCAGTCACTGCTCATTAACTGGAAGGGACCAGACCTGACCACCTTTGGAGAACTGGTCCTGGAAGCCACCTTCCGTGTACACCGCGTGCGCAACGAGAGAACTTTCTTCCTCTTTGACAAGATACTTCTCATCACCAAGAAGCGGGGTGATCACTTCGTCTACAAGGGTCACATTCCG TGCTCATCGCTGATGCTGATCGAAAGTACCAAAGACTCCCTCTGCTTTACCCTCACACACTATAAGCACAGCAAGCAGCAATACAGCATCCAG GCCAAGACTGCAGAGGAGAAACGGAGCTGGACCCACCACATCAAAAGGCTCATCCTGGAGAACCACCACGCCACCATCCCCCAGAAG GCCAAGGAAGCCATCTTGGAAATGGACTCCTATT ATCCCAGTAGGTATCGCTGTAGCCCAGAGCGGCTGAAGAAGGCGTGGTCCTCCCAGGATGAGGTGTCTACCCATGTACGCCAAGGACGCCGGCAGTCTG AGCCACCCAGACACTTGCTCAGGCAACTGAATGACAAAG CCAGAGCAGCAGGAATGAAG GTTGAGACAGATCCTGAGCTTGGGGCCGATCAGGAGGCCTTTACTGCCTTGGaagttcccagcactgaagagatgCCTTCAGACTCAGAATCTCCAGAAGTTCTGGAAACACAGCTTCATGCCCCCAAGGGGCTGCTGGGGGTGGACAGCCCAGTTGATGTAGTGGACTTTGTGGAACCTGTGGGCCCTGAGGACCTTAAGGCCCTGAgtagtgaggaggaggaggaagaggagggaatgggaactaCCCAGGAGTCCGACAGCCTTCTGCCACCCTCAGTGCTGGACCAGGCCAGTGTCATTGCTGAGCGGTTTGCCAGTAGCTTCTCTCGGCGGAGCAGCCTGGCAATGGAGGATGGCAAGTCCAGTGGCCTTGGGACACCACGACTTATCAGCCGGAGCAGCAGTGTGCTCAGCCTGGAGGGCAGTGAGAAGGGCCTAGCTCGATGGGGCAGCACTGGGGACTCTCTCAGCAACCCACCCACCCCAGAAGTGGTCATCAGTGCAGACATGGTCACAGACAATGGCCCTTCTGTCAATGGGACAGAATCTACAAATTCGGACTCAGGCTGCCTCGCGGAACCAGGATCTTCCTGCAAGAAAAAGGAATCAGCACTGTCCACCCGAGACCGGCAGTTGCTGGACAAAATCAAGAACTACTATGAAAATGCAGAGCACCACGATGCAGGCTTCAGCATCCGTCGGCGGGAGAGCCTCTCCTATATCCCTAAAGGATTAGTACGAAGCTCTGTGTCCAGGTTCAACAGCCTTCCCAAGCCAGATATGGAGCCAGCAGCTCCACTTGGGTACAAGAGGCCGGGAAGTTCTCGGCCAGCCTCGTGGGCCTTGTTTGACCTCCCAGGACCCAGCCAGTCAGGCACAGGGGACCCAGCTCCTGTCACAGATGCTGAGTTCCGCCCATCTTCAGAAATTGTGAAGATATGGGAGAGAATGGAGTCTTCTGAGAGAAGTCCTCAGACAGGGCCTGGCCAGAGCCAGGCCAATGGCTTTGAGCTACAAGAGCCACTGTTCATTTTGGAGGAACATGAGCTGGGGGCCATCACTGAGGAGTTTGCCGTGGCTTCTCCGGAAAGTTCCTCTCCCCCCGAGCAGCCCAACCCAGCCCACCTGGCCCAGGAGCTGAAAGAGCTGGTGAAAGAGCTGAGCAGCGGGGCCCAGGGGGAGCTGGTTACCCCACTGCATCCCCGTATTGTACAGCTCTCCCATGTGATGGACAGCCATATGAGCGAGCGTGTCAAGAACAAGGTCTACCAGCTGGCCCGCCAGTACAGCCTCCGAATTAAGAACATCAAGACAGCTAGGCCACCTCTGCAGTGGGATAAAGCAACTCCTGACCAGGATGAGCAGATCCCCACCATCTCCGGCCTGCCAGAAGAGGAAGCTGTAGAGCTGTTAGGGGGCAAAG ccagGAGAAAGCCTGTGCTGTCACTCCTCAGCTATGAGCAGCTGATGGCTCAAGATCAGGGCACCTCCAAATTTTCCTCTGCTGCGGAGACCTCCCCACGCCGTGTCTCCCTCAGCCCTTCCGCGCTCAGCCCAAGAACCACCTCCCCCGGGTCTCAGCCTTCTACTCGGAGCCCTCTCAGCCCCTTCGACACTGAGACCTTCAACTGGCCTGATGTCCGAGAGCTCTGCTCCAAATATACGTCCCATGACAAGGCTGCCCAAGCCGAGAGCAACTGGCCACGTGGCCTGCTGGTCAACCGGAGCCGCTCCTTGCCTGAGAACATAGTAGAGCCTCCTGTGTCTGGCAAGGTGGGCCTCTGCTGCAGCATGAACACTAAGAGGCCCCAGCAAGGTGGGGAGGCATCCCACCCTCCACCTTCTCACCCTCCTCCTCAAAGCAGCCTGAATGGAGGTGAATCTCTGTATATCACCGCAGACCTTACCCTGGAGAACAACCATCGAGTGATTGTCATGGAGAAGGGGCCCCATCCTATCTCCACTGTGGGGCTGGAGGAGGGCAGTGGGAAGGAACCAAGTTCCCCAGTGGTTTTGAAGGGACGGGGCCAAGGTTTTCAGGAGTGTGCAGagtaccaccagcccaaggaAGAAGGTCCCAGGGACCCAGCTGACACAAGCAAGCAGGGTAGAGTGAGAAACCTGAGGGAGAAATtccaggccttgaactctgtgGGTTGA